Proteins co-encoded in one Papaver somniferum cultivar HN1 chromosome 5, ASM357369v1, whole genome shotgun sequence genomic window:
- the LOC113283962 gene encoding uncharacterized protein At1g05835-like, whose amino-acid sequence MSMMNSSHFSVNFQSMLNQSPSFKFLLLLWGTLLVLASLINHGLGAECGDKNKPTVKQTKVGFGNPPKFMVEVQNNCTICPAINVHVKCGSFTQDLVNPRLLKVLGKGDCVVNAGLPLGPLQKISFNYTHTKFNISTSTWYFQCE is encoded by the exons ATGTCTATGATGAACTCTTCACATTTCTCAGTAAACTTTCAGAGCATGTTAAACCAATCACCAAGTTTCAAGTTTCTACTGCTTCTATGGGGAACTCTTCTTGTTCTCGCTTCTTTGATTAACCATG GATTAGGTGCAGAATGTGGTGATAAGAACAAACCAACAGTGAAACAAACCAAGGTGGGATTTGGAAATCCACCAAAATTCATGGTGGAAGTACAAAACAACTGCACAATATGCCCTGCAATCAACGTTCACGTCAAATGTGGAAGTTTTACTCAAGATCTTGTAAACCCTAGACTTCTTAAAGTCTTGGGGAAAGGCGACTGTGTTGTCAATGCTGGATTACCACTAGGTCCTCTGCAGAAGATCTCTTTCAACTATACTCACACTAAGTTTAACATTTCCACTAGTACCTGGTATTTTCAATGTGAATGA